In the Candidatus Lernaella stagnicola genome, one interval contains:
- a CDS encoding valine--tRNA ligase has protein sequence MKREIPIHFQPQDEEKRIYQKWIETKAFAATPRGVGNSYVIMMPLPNVTGALHIGHAMDNVMQDLLIRWHRMMGDDTLWMAGTDHAGIATQAIVEKRLHELEGKTRHDIGREALVQRIFDWKDEFQTRIIGQLKSLGCSADWDRLRFTMDAVCSRAVRYTFFKMFMDGIIYRGTRLVNWDCRLQTAVADDEIAYEEVDGHFWYIKYPVIDPQPGEPEFVVVATTRPETMLGDTAVACHPDPRRELERRLAETNEKLQNATPKEKPGVEAELERLQERIETMLPILETFTAMARDGRMINLPLHNRPIPLIVDEWAKPELGTGCVKITPGHDPNDYDVWKRHADEIDILNILNSDGTLNENAGPYQGQDRLDARDKVVADLEAQALVEKVEDRRMEVGHSERSGSPIEPYLSLQWFVKMGDVDGGIVCGRGTDKEFTTPGLAQAAIDAVEDQWHSPGGLNTTFHPDPVRYGKTYLSWLREKRDWCISRQLWWGHRIPIWKATVPAAAAPELFEKIKPYLDGEKIGVRLGYEDGSSVLLDSARPLPAIDAPEVDVLVCLRDAPDEDEFAAIFEELSLVRDPDVLDTWFSSALWPHSTLGWPDPETAQVEQGQTPLGSLEGKPNCLENYYPGSCLVTGRDIITLWVARMILSGLYNLGELPFTDVFIHANILDGKGQRMSKSKGNGIDPVDIIKRYGTDAMRYVLCELQTGTQDIRLPVQALSPFTGEPVDLATAKHGRTIFTYICPETGKEFDVLGTMKDLPQAEMMSDRFDVGVHFCTKLWNAARLAFMNIEPFTWSAQQPGELPAEDRWILSRTSKAVATVHRYLEEYNPAAAINAARSFFWAEFCDWYLEIIKPRLADPEKQALAGQVLATVLGHVLRLFHPFTPFITEALWETLNELAPERGIEEKLAPSELLIHAAWPQASAAWEDTDLERRFGIMQGITRSVRDLRAKYGLPPRGALPVIIKAGVGAAGELEELADVLQHIAVLESLTFDPEAQADATAASAVVGDLQVFMLGVVDVAKEKERLTKQRDKLAGDVERTGKKLANENFVAKAPPAVVEKERARLADLGQQLAAVEENLRLLADA, from the coding sequence ATGAAGCGAGAAATCCCGATCCACTTTCAACCGCAGGACGAGGAAAAACGAATCTACCAGAAGTGGATAGAGACCAAAGCCTTCGCCGCCACGCCGCGCGGCGTCGGCAACTCGTACGTAATCATGATGCCCCTGCCCAACGTCACCGGCGCCTTGCACATCGGCCACGCCATGGACAACGTCATGCAGGATCTGCTGATCCGCTGGCACCGCATGATGGGCGACGACACGTTGTGGATGGCCGGCACCGACCACGCGGGTATCGCCACGCAGGCGATCGTCGAGAAGCGCTTGCACGAACTGGAGGGCAAAACCCGCCACGACATCGGCCGCGAGGCACTGGTGCAGCGCATTTTCGACTGGAAGGACGAATTCCAGACACGGATCATCGGACAGCTCAAGTCGCTGGGGTGCTCGGCCGATTGGGACCGGCTGCGCTTCACGATGGACGCCGTCTGCTCGCGCGCGGTGCGCTACACCTTCTTCAAGATGTTCATGGACGGCATCATCTACCGCGGCACGCGCCTGGTGAATTGGGATTGCCGCCTGCAGACGGCCGTCGCCGACGACGAAATCGCCTACGAAGAGGTGGACGGCCACTTTTGGTACATCAAGTATCCGGTGATCGATCCGCAGCCCGGCGAGCCGGAGTTTGTGGTCGTGGCGACCACGCGTCCGGAGACGATGCTGGGCGACACGGCGGTGGCCTGTCACCCGGATCCACGCCGGGAACTCGAACGGCGGCTGGCCGAAACCAACGAAAAGCTGCAAAACGCCACGCCGAAGGAAAAACCGGGCGTGGAGGCCGAACTCGAGCGCCTGCAGGAGCGCATCGAGACGATGTTGCCCATCCTGGAGACCTTTACCGCGATGGCCCGCGACGGGCGCATGATCAATCTGCCCCTGCATAACCGGCCGATTCCGCTGATTGTCGATGAATGGGCCAAACCGGAATTGGGCACCGGCTGCGTGAAGATCACGCCGGGACACGACCCGAACGATTACGACGTGTGGAAGCGACACGCCGACGAGATCGACATCCTCAACATTCTCAACTCCGATGGCACACTCAACGAAAACGCCGGCCCCTACCAGGGTCAGGATCGTCTCGACGCCCGCGACAAGGTCGTGGCCGATCTCGAGGCGCAGGCGTTGGTGGAAAAAGTCGAAGACCGCCGCATGGAAGTGGGCCACTCCGAGCGCTCCGGCTCGCCGATCGAACCCTATCTGTCGCTCCAGTGGTTCGTGAAAATGGGCGACGTGGACGGCGGCATCGTCTGCGGTCGCGGCACCGACAAGGAATTCACCACGCCCGGCTTGGCGCAGGCGGCCATCGATGCGGTGGAAGACCAGTGGCATTCGCCCGGCGGGTTGAACACGACCTTCCACCCGGACCCGGTGCGCTACGGAAAAACCTATCTTTCGTGGCTGCGCGAAAAACGTGACTGGTGCATCAGCCGCCAGCTTTGGTGGGGTCACCGCATTCCGATTTGGAAAGCGACGGTCCCGGCCGCGGCGGCGCCGGAACTGTTCGAAAAAATCAAACCGTATCTGGACGGCGAGAAAATCGGCGTCCGCCTGGGTTATGAGGATGGCAGCAGCGTCTTGCTCGACTCCGCGCGGCCCTTGCCGGCGATCGACGCGCCGGAAGTGGACGTGTTGGTCTGCCTGCGCGACGCGCCCGACGAGGATGAATTCGCCGCGATTTTCGAGGAATTATCGCTCGTGCGCGATCCCGACGTGCTCGACACCTGGTTCTCCAGCGCCCTGTGGCCGCACAGCACCCTGGGTTGGCCCGATCCGGAAACTGCGCAGGTGGAGCAGGGCCAAACCCCACTGGGCAGCCTCGAGGGCAAGCCGAACTGCCTGGAGAATTACTACCCCGGTTCGTGCCTGGTCACCGGTCGCGACATCATCACGCTGTGGGTGGCGCGGATGATCCTCTCGGGACTTTACAATCTGGGCGAGTTGCCTTTCACCGACGTGTTTATCCACGCCAACATCCTGGACGGCAAGGGCCAGCGGATGAGTAAATCGAAGGGCAACGGCATCGACCCGGTGGACATCATCAAGCGTTACGGCACCGACGCCATGCGCTACGTGCTGTGCGAACTGCAAACCGGCACGCAGGATATCCGCCTGCCGGTACAGGCCCTCAGCCCCTTCACCGGGGAGCCGGTCGACCTGGCGACGGCCAAACACGGGCGCACGATTTTCACGTACATCTGCCCCGAGACCGGCAAGGAATTCGACGTGCTGGGTACGATGAAAGACCTGCCGCAGGCCGAGATGATGAGCGACCGCTTCGATGTCGGCGTGCATTTTTGCACGAAGCTGTGGAACGCGGCGCGGCTCGCTTTTATGAACATCGAGCCATTTACGTGGTCGGCGCAGCAGCCCGGCGAATTGCCCGCGGAGGATCGGTGGATACTTTCGCGCACGTCCAAGGCCGTGGCGACGGTGCACCGGTATTTGGAGGAGTACAACCCGGCGGCGGCGATCAATGCGGCGCGCAGTTTTTTCTGGGCGGAATTCTGCGACTGGTATTTGGAGATCATCAAGCCGCGCTTGGCCGATCCGGAAAAGCAGGCCTTGGCCGGGCAGGTGCTGGCGACGGTGCTCGGCCACGTGTTGCGCCTGTTCCATCCGTTCACGCCTTTTATCACCGAGGCGTTGTGGGAGACGCTCAACGAACTCGCGCCTGAGCGGGGCATCGAGGAGAAGCTCGCCCCGTCGGAACTGCTGATTCATGCCGCGTGGCCGCAAGCAAGCGCCGCGTGGGAGGACACGGATCTCGAACGTCGTTTTGGGATCATGCAGGGGATCACGCGGTCCGTGCGCGACCTTCGCGCCAAGTACGGCCTGCCGCCGCGCGGCGCGTTGCCGGTCATCATCAAGGCCGGCGTTGGGGCGGCGGGGGAACTGGAAGAACTCGCCGACGTGCTGCAGCACATCGCGGTGCTTGAATCGCTGACCTTCGACCCCGAAGCCCAAGCGGACGCGACGGCGGCTTCAGCGGTGGTGGGCGACTTGCAGGTCTTCATGCTCGGCGTGGTGGATGTCGCCAAAGAGAAGGAGCGGCTTACCAAGCAGCGCGACAAGCTGGCCGGCGATGTGGAACGGACGGGCAAGAAGCTGGCGAACGAGAACTTCGTCGCCAAGGCGCCGCCCGCCGTCGTCGAGAAAGAACGCGCCCGATTGGCCGACCTGGGGCAGCAACTGGCCGCCGTCGAAGAGAACCTGCGCCTGCTGGCCGACGCGTAA
- a CDS encoding MFS transporter has product MRAHQRLLFFAGQLGIMCTVRFFFQWIIDFTHAPPPGASAPPLFPVALVGLVLLGFRIFDAATDPVAGTFADRWVAAGRQRRSLLWFSFLLPGIGLAMIFAPYHGMSVGWRWTLLVAGMFVYFIGYTAFAIPYWSLVEDYATGDRKTRSSLSSLLGLGTLVATVIAFVVTPYIVDRFGFFAAALAIAVGAVILMPAAYFAAPAASRAERAPRRPRPSAALLKSALTDRRFLSVLCVFAGSQMAFTMLSAAAPFVAVDLLRGSRGDVALILGPLLLVAIPCFAGASRLSLRIGWERAVVGAGCGLCVIYFLTYLLGIVSIGSLLGTAILLYALAGPLVAVMLGLEGEAIATCARNRGGEAVSVYFGTYNFTTKALNGLSIAITGAMVALSDGSCGATAIRLTGPLSGGFLALGILLYFVLRPRRR; this is encoded by the coding sequence ATGCGCGCGCACCAGCGACTTCTCTTTTTCGCCGGTCAGCTTGGCATCATGTGTACGGTACGCTTCTTCTTCCAATGGATTATCGACTTCACCCACGCGCCGCCCCCCGGCGCTTCGGCTCCACCCCTTTTCCCCGTAGCGCTGGTCGGCCTCGTGCTGCTGGGCTTTCGCATCTTCGACGCCGCCACCGACCCCGTCGCGGGCACCTTCGCCGACCGCTGGGTCGCCGCCGGCCGCCAACGACGATCGCTGTTGTGGTTCTCCTTTCTCTTGCCCGGCATCGGCCTGGCGATGATCTTCGCGCCCTACCACGGCATGTCCGTCGGTTGGCGTTGGACCCTGCTGGTCGCGGGCATGTTCGTGTATTTCATCGGCTACACCGCGTTCGCCATTCCGTATTGGAGTCTCGTGGAAGACTACGCGACGGGCGACCGCAAGACGCGCTCCTCGCTCTCCAGCCTACTCGGCCTCGGGACGTTGGTCGCCACGGTGATCGCCTTCGTCGTCACGCCCTATATCGTTGACCGCTTCGGCTTTTTCGCGGCTGCCTTGGCCATTGCCGTCGGGGCGGTGATATTAATGCCCGCCGCCTACTTCGCGGCCCCCGCCGCGTCACGCGCCGAACGGGCTCCGCGCCGCCCGCGCCCTTCCGCGGCGTTGTTGAAGTCGGCACTGACCGACCGCCGTTTTCTTTCCGTACTTTGCGTGTTCGCCGGTTCTCAGATGGCTTTCACCATGCTGAGCGCCGCCGCCCCCTTTGTGGCGGTAGATCTGTTGCGCGGCAGCCGGGGCGACGTCGCCCTGATCCTCGGCCCGTTGCTGTTGGTGGCCATCCCCTGCTTCGCGGGGGCCTCACGGCTCTCGCTGCGGATCGGTTGGGAGCGGGCGGTGGTCGGGGCCGGATGCGGCTTGTGCGTCATCTATTTTCTGACTTACCTGCTCGGCATCGTTTCGATCGGGTCGCTACTCGGCACGGCAATACTGCTTTACGCGCTGGCCGGGCCGCTGGTCGCGGTCATGCTGGGGCTGGAAGGCGAAGCGATCGCCACGTGCGCGCGCAACCGCGGCGGCGAGGCGGTCAGTGTGTATTTCGGGACATACAATTTCACGACCAAGGCGCTCAACGGCCTGTCGATTGCCATCACCGGCGCGATGGTGGCGCTGTCTGACGGGTCTTGCGGCGCGACGGCCATTCGCCTGACCGGTCCGCTGTCCGGCGGTTTTTTAGCTTTGGGAATACTGCTTTATTTCGTGCTTCGTCCGCGGCGACGCTAG